The proteins below are encoded in one region of Tolumonas auensis DSM 9187:
- a CDS encoding sugar ABC transporter ATP-binding protein has product MEGYRLSMQGITKIYGNIAAIEGVNFSVEKGEVHALIGENGAGKSTLLNILSGVRDANAGEIRVDGELVHMKNPLSARQAGIAMIHQELQHVPELSVAQNMFLGRPLTKYKGVFVDKKAQYERAKVILKRLDPSINPDEPIKNLKVAQQQIVEIARALLDEAKIIAMDEPTSSLTPTEFDRLAELISDLKAMKVSVIYVSHKMNEIFKVCDRATIMRDGKQVGVVNIKDETEETIVAKMIGRKLEKVTHHSFMTEKEILKVENLGRDKAVLPANFTVQAGEVLGIAGLVGSGRTELLKLIAGIDSKTSGSVSVDGAQIHHLNVTSAIKAGIGLVPEDRKKEGIIKERSVAVNMALPSMKNFTRTGLIQKSKLDKVALSVMSDLNLRPLNIEKHIGTLSGGNQQKVIIGRWVAADAKVFLFDEPTRGIDIGAKSEIYNLIEKLAQEGKAIVVVSSEMPEIIRISDRVLVMREGKIAAELKGDDINEENIAQYAINDVVNKNKFCN; this is encoded by the coding sequence ATGGAAGGTTATCGTTTGAGTATGCAGGGCATTACCAAGATTTACGGTAATATTGCTGCGATTGAAGGTGTGAACTTCTCGGTTGAGAAAGGCGAGGTTCATGCGTTAATTGGTGAGAATGGCGCAGGTAAATCAACACTACTGAATATTCTGTCTGGTGTCAGAGATGCAAATGCAGGTGAAATCAGAGTGGACGGCGAGCTCGTCCACATGAAGAACCCGCTGTCTGCACGACAGGCCGGAATTGCCATGATCCACCAAGAGTTGCAGCATGTTCCTGAACTCTCCGTTGCTCAAAATATGTTTCTGGGGCGCCCCTTAACAAAATATAAAGGGGTGTTCGTTGATAAAAAAGCACAGTACGAAAGGGCCAAAGTCATCCTTAAACGGTTAGACCCATCGATTAACCCGGATGAGCCAATTAAAAACCTGAAAGTGGCTCAGCAGCAAATTGTCGAGATTGCCCGTGCTTTGCTGGATGAAGCCAAAATCATCGCCATGGATGAACCTACATCGAGTTTAACGCCAACAGAATTTGATCGTCTGGCTGAATTGATTTCAGATTTGAAAGCAATGAAAGTGTCGGTCATTTATGTTTCTCACAAGATGAATGAGATTTTTAAAGTCTGTGACCGCGCCACGATCATGCGGGATGGTAAACAAGTTGGCGTGGTTAATATTAAAGATGAAACCGAGGAAACCATCGTTGCCAAAATGATTGGTCGTAAGCTTGAAAAAGTAACGCATCATTCATTTATGACAGAAAAGGAAATCCTGAAAGTCGAAAATTTAGGACGGGACAAAGCTGTTCTTCCTGCGAATTTCACCGTGCAGGCCGGTGAGGTGCTCGGTATTGCGGGTCTGGTCGGTTCTGGCCGCACTGAATTATTAAAACTGATTGCTGGTATTGACTCTAAAACCAGTGGCTCAGTGTCTGTTGACGGGGCGCAAATTCATCACCTGAATGTGACCTCTGCCATTAAAGCAGGCATTGGACTGGTACCTGAAGATCGTAAAAAAGAAGGCATTATTAAAGAACGATCTGTTGCCGTGAATATGGCACTGCCTTCAATGAAGAATTTTACCCGGACAGGTTTAATTCAAAAGTCAAAATTGGACAAAGTCGCCTTGAGTGTTATGTCAGACTTAAATCTGCGACCGCTTAATATTGAAAAGCATATAGGCACATTGAGTGGCGGCAACCAGCAGAAAGTAATTATTGGCCGCTGGGTCGCTGCTGATGCAAAAGTATTCCTGTTCGATGAGCCAACGCGTGGCATTGATATTGGTGCGAAGTCTGAAATCTATAACCTGATTGAAAAACTGGCTCAGGAAGGTAAGGCGATTGTGGTCGTATCTTCAGAGATGCCTGAAATAATTCGGATCTCTGACCGTGTGTTGGTCATGCGCGAAGGGAAAATTGCAGCCGAACTTAAAGGTGACGATATCAATGAAGAAAATATCGCGCAATACGCCATCAATGACGTAGTTAATAAAAACAAATTTTGTAATTAG
- a CDS encoding substrate-binding domain-containing protein, whose protein sequence is MKKLLLTVLASSLISAGVYAAELTPLQSDSEPDRTDWTQLDAKYGPMPKIDPALKIGGVSKTLTNEYWRSLGEGYKNVADKYGFTVAYQAAANEDDQMGQLAIAETLISQGFNGLLVSPQTDANLQPAYEVAKSKGVAVVNVNDAVMPNAAYYVGNVQKDNGVRVAKWFIQHHPEGGKVAVIEGQPGVYAAGQRTKGFKETIEADGKLKVVASIPANWSREKAYDAASTILQQHPDLIGFYANNDGMALGVVEAVRAAGKSEQTAVFGTDGISDAYASIKRGELTGTVDSFPVLTGEVAMNVILRLINGQKISRVVATPQALITKENADAFSIKDNEKLRKLLEQQ, encoded by the coding sequence ATGAAAAAACTATTATTGACTGTACTTGCATCCTCTTTAATTAGCGCTGGTGTATATGCGGCTGAATTAACACCACTGCAATCAGACAGTGAACCAGATCGTACTGACTGGACACAGTTGGATGCAAAGTATGGCCCGATGCCAAAAATCGATCCGGCATTAAAAATTGGTGGTGTATCAAAAACACTGACCAACGAGTACTGGCGTTCACTGGGTGAAGGTTACAAGAACGTCGCAGATAAGTATGGTTTCACTGTCGCCTATCAGGCCGCAGCAAATGAAGATGATCAGATGGGTCAGCTGGCAATCGCTGAAACATTAATCTCTCAGGGTTTTAACGGCTTGCTGGTGTCACCACAAACCGACGCTAATTTACAACCAGCGTATGAAGTCGCGAAGAGCAAAGGTGTTGCGGTAGTTAACGTGAATGACGCAGTCATGCCAAATGCGGCTTACTACGTGGGTAACGTTCAGAAAGACAACGGTGTTCGTGTTGCTAAGTGGTTTATTCAGCATCATCCGGAAGGCGGCAAAGTGGCGGTGATCGAAGGTCAGCCAGGCGTTTATGCGGCTGGTCAACGTACTAAAGGCTTCAAGGAAACGATCGAAGCAGATGGTAAGTTGAAGGTGGTCGCGAGTATTCCTGCTAACTGGAGTCGTGAAAAAGCCTATGACGCAGCATCTACCATTTTGCAACAACATCCTGATTTGATTGGCTTCTATGCTAACAATGACGGCATGGCACTGGGCGTAGTAGAAGCGGTACGTGCGGCAGGTAAGTCTGAGCAGACTGCGGTGTTCGGTACTGACGGTATTTCAGACGCATACGCATCGATTAAACGTGGTGAACTGACTGGTACTGTTGACAGCTTCCCTGTGTTAACCGGTGAAGTGGCCATGAACGTTATTTTACGTCTCATTAACGGTCAGAAAATTTCACGTGTGGTTGCAACTCCACAAGCTTTGATCACTAAAGAAAATGCGGATGCTTTCTCGATTAAAGATAACGAGAAACTGCGCAAACTTCTTGAACAGCAATAA
- a CDS encoding sugar phosphate isomerase/epimerase family protein, which produces MSELKFATRLNSFASGAHLYWKDLKGKPTVMQMIERAATAKGLTHLDLNYPQHITTDDIKAMRQKIEEVGLAVNGMQMRWDAPEFKIGAFTNPDPVIRRKAIELTKRGIDTGREFGSKLMTLWMGQDGFDYCFQADYKKVWEDAVSAVREVAEYAPDVDISIEYKPNEPRAFSIFPNVTTCLLALDEAGCDNLGITLDFAHVLYANEIPAYAAAMVARRSRLLGLDCNDGWGKRDDGLMVASVNPRATLEFLWQMQRDGYQGAYYFDTFPDASGLDPVREAETNIATVKRLLKLCEKLNDNNELMAAISRQDAVASQQIINDIMLAK; this is translated from the coding sequence ATGTCTGAACTAAAATTCGCTACACGTCTGAACTCATTTGCTTCAGGTGCGCACCTTTACTGGAAAGACCTAAAAGGCAAACCAACGGTGATGCAAATGATTGAGCGGGCAGCAACCGCAAAAGGTCTGACTCACCTGGATTTAAATTACCCGCAACACATCACTACCGATGATATTAAGGCCATGCGTCAGAAGATAGAAGAAGTGGGCCTTGCTGTTAACGGCATGCAAATGCGTTGGGATGCCCCGGAATTCAAAATTGGTGCATTCACAAACCCGGACCCGGTAATTCGTCGCAAAGCCATTGAATTAACTAAACGTGGCATTGATACCGGCCGTGAATTTGGCTCTAAGCTGATGACACTTTGGATGGGTCAGGATGGCTTTGATTATTGTTTCCAGGCTGATTATAAAAAAGTGTGGGAAGACGCGGTAAGCGCAGTTCGTGAAGTGGCTGAATACGCACCGGATGTTGATATCAGTATTGAATACAAACCGAATGAACCGCGTGCATTTAGCATTTTCCCGAACGTGACGACCTGTCTGCTGGCGCTTGATGAAGCCGGTTGTGACAACTTGGGTATCACGCTTGATTTCGCACACGTTCTTTACGCAAACGAAATTCCTGCTTATGCCGCTGCAATGGTGGCACGCCGCTCACGTCTGCTGGGTCTCGACTGCAATGATGGCTGGGGTAAACGCGATGACGGTTTGATGGTCGCGTCAGTTAACCCGCGGGCAACACTCGAATTCCTGTGGCAGATGCAGCGCGACGGTTATCAGGGTGCTTACTATTTCGATACCTTCCCGGATGCGAGCGGCTTAGATCCCGTTCGTGAAGCAGAAACCAATATTGCGACAGTAAAACGACTGCTCAAACTCTGCGAAAAACTCAATGACAACAATGAATTGATGGCAGCCATCAGTCGACAAGATGCGGTTGCATCACAGCAAATTATCAACGACATCATGCTTGCAAAATAG
- a CDS encoding AraC family transcriptional regulator, with product MPDILINHSVDVENGGFFVSNGTGIHARRVINSYELIYVISGELSMKENDIEYHLLPGDSLLLYPFQQHEGVNEYPKDLKFYWVHFNVNDYSDVGRNNNIVQLLKTTKSSDTNKIISLFNMLLAEQESNADKVVLNLILLLIMKQISETKLNDEDNKSVSLAYSAKSIIKMTYKTEITTSQIAKRLQCNPDYLGRVFRKTFNQTLTDCIQHQKIKAAKLALTEGDRNITDIANTLGFNDVGYFRRVFVKLVGITPSSYQQLYSRKTVNSE from the coding sequence ATGCCTGATATATTGATTAATCATTCAGTTGATGTAGAGAATGGTGGGTTTTTTGTGTCGAATGGAACTGGTATTCATGCCAGAAGAGTGATTAATTCATATGAGTTAATTTATGTTATTAGTGGCGAGTTATCCATGAAAGAAAATGATATCGAATATCATCTGCTTCCTGGGGACTCATTGTTGTTGTATCCTTTTCAACAGCATGAAGGTGTTAATGAATATCCAAAAGATCTAAAGTTTTATTGGGTGCATTTCAATGTTAATGACTATAGTGATGTGGGAAGGAATAACAATATTGTCCAATTATTAAAAACAACAAAATCTAGCGACACCAATAAAATTATTTCTTTATTTAACATGTTACTTGCAGAGCAAGAAAGTAATGCTGATAAAGTCGTATTGAATTTAATATTACTGCTAATCATGAAGCAGATTTCTGAAACAAAGCTAAATGATGAGGATAACAAAAGTGTTAGTTTGGCATATAGTGCAAAATCCATCATAAAAATGACATATAAAACGGAAATAACAACATCGCAAATTGCAAAAAGACTCCAGTGTAACCCTGATTATCTCGGCCGGGTTTTCAGGAAAACGTTTAACCAAACATTAACTGATTGTATTCAACATCAAAAAATAAAAGCAGCAAAACTAGCCTTGACAGAAGGAGATAGAAACATAACAGATATAGCTAATACGTTAGGGTTTAATGATGTAGGATATTTCAGAAGAGTCTTTGTTAAGTTGGTTGGCATCACTCCGTCATCATATCAACAGCTTTATTCCAGGAAGACAGTTAATTCTGAGTAA
- a CDS encoding MFS transporter yields the protein MSNTIDEQIEINQVTDYEEKIGSWEKFGYGLGDAGGTIITGLIGNFLTFFYTDIFGLTPAIVGILFMSLRIFDAISDPIMGVVADKTRSKYGRFRPWQLWIAIPIGIIGALTFTVPDVSYNLKIAYAFVTYLLLSLSYTAINVPYCALINTMTTNHKEVIKCQTWRFVLTGFAGLMVSVGLPWFVGFFSKENQASGYQYGVGILCVIAVVMFLWCFFTVKERTPVSSLGSFSLSDHIRSIKKNDQLILMLVMSFLLINVFNTRGGAYLYFISYVLNGDAKYTSMFFGMVTSGLILGPILANYLTRIIEPKNLYFHTNIFLGIYSLLMLILPASSNDQTLWLVVIFSYSLILGFTLPLHFSLMAFADDYGQWKTGVRSSGLNFAFNLFCIKLAWASSAAIISLVFIIVAYEPGIEHQTAKSITGITSIETIIPAIMHFALAFMIAKSKLSSELMTTISTQLKNKFIN from the coding sequence ATGAGCAACACGATAGATGAACAAATCGAAATCAATCAGGTTACTGATTATGAAGAAAAAATAGGCAGTTGGGAGAAGTTTGGTTACGGATTAGGCGATGCCGGAGGTACCATAATCACAGGTCTAATAGGAAATTTTTTAACTTTTTTCTATACCGATATCTTTGGTCTTACGCCTGCGATAGTCGGGATCTTATTTATGAGTCTGCGCATATTTGATGCGATATCAGATCCGATAATGGGAGTTGTAGCAGACAAAACACGTAGTAAATATGGACGATTCCGACCATGGCAACTATGGATTGCAATACCTATTGGCATTATTGGAGCGCTAACATTCACTGTTCCAGATGTCAGCTATAACCTGAAAATTGCATATGCGTTTGTTACTTATTTATTGCTATCGCTTAGCTATACCGCTATCAATGTTCCTTATTGTGCATTGATAAATACGATGACAACCAATCATAAAGAAGTGATTAAATGTCAAACATGGCGATTTGTGTTAACAGGTTTTGCTGGCTTAATGGTGTCTGTTGGTTTGCCTTGGTTTGTAGGTTTTTTCAGTAAAGAAAATCAAGCTTCAGGTTACCAATACGGTGTAGGTATTTTATGTGTTATTGCTGTAGTCATGTTTTTGTGGTGTTTTTTTACTGTTAAAGAAAGAACGCCTGTCTCATCTCTGGGTAGTTTCTCATTAAGTGATCATATACGAAGCATTAAGAAAAATGATCAATTAATTCTTATGCTTGTCATGTCATTTTTGTTAATAAATGTATTTAACACTCGTGGTGGTGCTTATTTATATTTTATCTCATATGTACTAAATGGTGATGCCAAATATACCTCTATGTTTTTTGGCATGGTTACTAGTGGGTTAATTTTAGGTCCTATATTAGCTAACTATCTAACTCGCATTATTGAACCAAAAAACCTATATTTTCACACAAATATTTTCCTTGGCATATATTCATTATTGATGTTGATTTTACCTGCATCAAGTAATGATCAAACATTATGGCTTGTTGTTATTTTCTCTTACAGTTTGATACTTGGATTCACCTTGCCACTACATTTTTCATTAATGGCCTTTGCTGATGATTATGGACAGTGGAAAACAGGAGTAAGATCGTCAGGTTTAAATTTTGCTTTTAACTTGTTCTGTATAAAACTGGCTTGGGCATCTAGTGCTGCGATAATCAGTTTAGTGTTCATTATTGTCGCGTATGAACCAGGAATTGAACATCAAACAGCAAAATCAATCACGGGTATTACAAGTATTGAGACTATCATTCCTGCAATCATGCATTTTGCATTAGCGTTTATGATTGCCAAAAGTAAATTAAGTTCAGAATTAATGACAACAATATCCACACAATTAAAAAACAAATTCATCAATTAA
- a CDS encoding glycoside hydrolase family 127 protein — MKNLSTESLFKYVKVTDEFWSKYQSLVNDVVIPYQWNALNDNIENTEPSHAIKNLKIAAGEAEGEFYGMVFQDSDVTKWLEAVAYSLANKPDPELEKIADDVISLIGKAQLDNGYVNTYFTIKEPEKKWTNLCECHELYCAGHLIEAGVAYYHATGKNALLTISCKFADHIYDVFGNEPGKLAGYPGHPEVELALMRLYEVTQNEKYLNICKYFIEQRGQQPHFYDIEFKKRGETSFWHVHGPAWMIKDKHYSQAHIPLAEQHEAVGHAVRFVYLLAGVAHLARISKDQEKLGICKILWDNMVNKQMYVTGGIGSQSCGESFSCDYDLPNDTAYTETCASIGLMMFANRMLQLDTNSKYGDVMERALYNTVLAGMALDGKHFFYVNPLEVHPKSIQHNHIYDHVKPTRQQWFGCACCPPNIARIIGSIGNYIYSIKDDGVLVNLYIGNKTHIELPQGQLLLEQNGNYPWQDSIQIDVSPTMPLRTKIALRIPDWCHSPILFINDQQQELESIISQGYAEIDRIWKAGDRIRLSLPMDVMVIRGNPLLRHADGKIAIQRGPLVYCIEEQDNGAELHNIRLDSTTKFETFTGNGLFAGKTLIKADSVRIGSQDAQLLPLYSYNQPKPETKKQELILIPYFTWANRSLGEMRVWINEK; from the coding sequence ATGAAAAACCTATCAACTGAGTCTTTATTCAAATATGTGAAAGTAACTGATGAATTCTGGAGCAAGTATCAATCATTAGTGAATGATGTTGTTATCCCTTATCAATGGAATGCGTTGAATGACAACATTGAAAATACAGAACCAAGTCATGCCATTAAAAATTTAAAAATTGCAGCTGGTGAAGCTGAGGGTGAGTTTTATGGCATGGTGTTCCAGGATAGTGATGTTACTAAATGGCTGGAAGCAGTTGCCTATTCACTTGCAAACAAACCGGATCCAGAATTAGAAAAAATCGCCGATGATGTTATTTCTCTCATTGGCAAAGCGCAACTAGATAATGGTTATGTTAATACATATTTCACTATTAAAGAGCCTGAGAAAAAATGGACAAACCTGTGTGAATGCCATGAATTATATTGTGCAGGGCATCTTATCGAAGCAGGAGTCGCTTACTATCATGCAACAGGGAAAAATGCCTTATTGACTATTTCCTGCAAATTCGCAGATCACATCTATGATGTCTTCGGTAATGAACCGGGCAAGCTGGCAGGTTACCCAGGACACCCGGAAGTAGAATTAGCGTTAATGCGTTTATATGAAGTTACGCAAAACGAAAAATATCTAAACATTTGTAAATATTTTATTGAACAACGAGGCCAGCAACCTCATTTTTATGATATCGAATTTAAGAAGCGTGGTGAAACATCATTCTGGCATGTGCATGGACCTGCGTGGATGATCAAGGATAAACATTATAGCCAAGCTCATATTCCACTAGCAGAACAACACGAAGCTGTTGGTCATGCGGTACGATTTGTATATTTACTCGCTGGTGTCGCGCATCTTGCACGAATCAGCAAGGATCAAGAGAAACTCGGCATTTGCAAAATCCTGTGGGATAACATGGTAAATAAGCAAATGTATGTAACCGGCGGTATCGGTTCCCAAAGTTGCGGGGAATCCTTTAGCTGTGATTATGATTTACCTAATGATACGGCTTATACAGAAACATGCGCCTCTATTGGATTAATGATGTTTGCTAATCGTATGTTGCAGTTAGATACGAATAGTAAATATGGTGATGTTATGGAACGTGCACTCTATAACACAGTGCTAGCCGGAATGGCATTAGACGGCAAACATTTCTTCTATGTAAACCCGTTAGAGGTTCATCCGAAAAGCATTCAGCATAACCATATCTATGATCATGTAAAACCAACACGACAACAGTGGTTTGGTTGTGCCTGCTGTCCCCCTAATATTGCACGAATTATTGGTTCAATTGGCAATTATATTTATTCCATCAAAGATGATGGGGTTTTAGTTAACTTATACATTGGAAATAAGACTCATATTGAATTGCCACAAGGACAACTATTACTTGAACAGAATGGTAATTATCCATGGCAGGATTCAATACAAATCGATGTTTCACCGACAATGCCATTACGAACTAAAATAGCATTACGTATTCCTGATTGGTGCCACTCTCCAATTTTATTTATTAATGATCAACAACAAGAGTTAGAGAGCATCATATCTCAGGGCTATGCAGAGATTGACCGAATTTGGAAAGCTGGAGATCGGATCAGATTATCTCTGCCGATGGATGTTATGGTGATCCGAGGGAACCCGCTATTACGTCATGCGGATGGGAAAATAGCTATTCAACGAGGTCCTCTCGTCTATTGCATCGAAGAACAGGATAATGGTGCTGAATTACATAATATTCGTTTAGATAGTACGACCAAATTTGAAACCTTCACTGGTAATGGATTATTTGCAGGCAAAACCTTAATAAAGGCTGATTCAGTGCGAATCGGTAGCCAAGATGCACAACTGTTACCATTGTATAGCTATAACCAACCCAAACCTGAAACTAAAAAACAGGAATTAATATTAATACCCTATTTTACCTGGGCTAATCGTTCATTAGGTGAAATGAGAGTCTGGATAAACGAGA